A genomic stretch from Penicillium digitatum chromosome 4, complete sequence includes:
- a CDS encoding Aminotransferase, class V/Cysteine desulfurase, whose translation MESIEEEYVHSQYGQGYFADVDAIREQEYPLLNGTTYLDHAGTTLYAKSFIESFSGDMISNLFGNPHSMSVSSHLSTERTENLRLRVLQFFSASPDEFDVVFVANATAAIKLIAESFRDSDPRGFWYGYHVDSHTSVIGVRELAAMGCQCFDDTNVDTWISELGTAQSTFPKLFAFPAQSNMNGRRLPLQWSGQIRSAANGGENVFTLLDAASFLSTAPLDLGEASTAPDFTALSFYKIFGFFGGGTVDMVIASGAQWHAKKETSIHERLEDGTLPFHSIIALDAALQTHKRLYGSMSNISAHTGFLAQRLYNRLSALRHFNGAKVCRIYQSNYGNLALQGPIIAFNMKNSHGQWIPKSEIEKLATVRNIQLRSGSVCNPGGTAMSLGWAGQDLRRHYATGLRCGDDHDVLDGRPTGILRVSIGAMTNLKGIDSLTDFVDEFYVEKAPPLVPLSPQMDEKILVAPQFYVESLTIFPIKGCAAFKIPEGKRWEVKKEGLAWDREWYLVHEVTGFPLKQNEYPQMASIHPFLDMEHGILRITCSPKATNGPFSLEI comes from the exons AACTTATCTGGACCACGCCGGAACAACGCTCTATGCCAAATCGTTTATCGAGTCATTCTCGGGTGATATGATATCCAACCTCTTCGGAAATCCCCATTCGATGTCTGTATCGTCACATCTATCTACAGAGCGGACAGAAAACTTGCGACTCCGAGTCCTCCAGTTCTTCAGTGCAAGCCCCGATGAGTTTGATGTGGTTTTTGTGGCAAATGCGACAGCAGCTATCAAGTTGATTGCGGAATCTTTTCGAGATTCTGACCCTAGAGGATTTTGGTATGGGTACCACGTTGATTCCCACACCAGTGTGATTGGTGTTCGGGAACTCGCGGCCATGGGCTGTCAATGCTTTGACGATACCAATGTAGACACTTGGATTTCTGAGCTAGGCACAGCTCAGTCTACATTCCCTAAGCTGTTTGCCTTTCCAGCTCAATCAAACATGAACGGCCGACGTCTTCCACTTCAGTGGAGCGGCCAAATACGTTCCGCTGCCAACGGGGGAGAGAATGTATTCACCTTGCTTGATGCTGCCTCGTTTCTATCAACCGCCCCTCTTGACCTAGGTGAAGCAAGCACCGCACCGGATTTTACGGCGCTCAGCTTTTACAAAATATTTGG TTTTTTTGGCGGGGGTACAGTGGATATGGTGATAGCCTCCGGAGCACAATGGCATGCCAAAAAGGAAACCTCAATCCATGAGCGGCTTGAGGATGGCACCCTTCCGTTTCACAGCATTATTGCACTTGACGCCGCCCTTCAGACGCACAAACGTCTGTACGGATCAATGTCGAATATTTCTGCCCATACTGGGTTTCTCGCTCAGCGACTCTATAATCGACTCTCTGCATTGAGACACTTCAACGGCGCGAAGGTCTGTCGGATTTACCAATCAAATTATGGAAACCTCGCCCTCCAAGGCCCGATCATCGCTTTCAATATGAAAAACAGTCACGGCCAGTGGATCCCTAAGTCCGAGATAGAAAAACTGGCAACGGTACGAAATATCCAACTGCGTTCTGGTTCAGTCTGCAACCCTGGAGGAACGGCCATGTCGCTTGGATGGGCAGGACAAGACCTACGTCGTCATTATGCTACTGGTTTACGCTGCGGTGATGACCATGACGTGTTAGATGGCCGGCCAACTGGCATTTTGCGAGTTAGCATAGGAGCAATGACCAATTTGAAGGGTATAGACTCACTGACGGACTTCGTCGACGAGTTTTATGTGGAGAAAGCCCCTCCTCTGGTTCCATTGAGTCCTCAGATGGATGAGAAAATTTTGGTTGCCCCTCAATTTTATGTTGAGAGTCTGACGATATTTCCCATCAAAGGCTGTGCCGCCTTCAAGATTCCTGAAGGCAAGCGTTGGGAGGTCAAAAAAGAAGGGCTTGCATGGGATCGGGAATGGTACCTCGTTCATGAGGTGACCGGTTTTCCCTTGAAGCAGAATGAATATCCTCAGATGGCTTCTATACATCCGTttcttgatatggaacacGGTATACTTCGCATCACCTGCAGCCCCAAGGCCACAAATGGTCCATTCAGCCTCGAaatttga
- a CDS encoding uncharacterized protein (putative transposable element) has product MADTETDNEGDTNPHPLDASTNPLEPQIPSFTNPIQFTQDDSDSEDEDNTPPHQGHGLPAIAMTKIQKVRTLEHNDTDPSGWKQALAYQLIPYALEWLLDSNIPRPHKSHASFGRWKYWSRLVASWMYNQIDVTLQNKLRNLSKMPKYADQLYDELMSMTQGSDRMQTAFIEMRKFDKMKRSDYNSASEYIEEYQRQYHVLARFKAAPHPSHGLSQVLQNIELEVMKVQFIREEVASLEPKKLTLDKVEEYWRALQAAADMEGVANATYNNNAGRGRGNGRGGRGGNRGGRGGHNNNGHNDDNTQSNKDTNAVEDDTATAKKKKKKGLRKQPADGKDIHEYANEMRNGTQKDDNNMCSFCGFGPHTAKRCAYLSENPPVSWEPSGNLWAYSKAIQRAQRQDGQNNMVVAAANSVDRRNDWLLDTGSDKTLTHDIEDFHTYQLDHPDTAYAYKDYSGNRVVTLGHGQIIVRTALPGRNGKTHSFMTTGYYTQGGHGKLLGMQKLLEEQDISYDTRTKYLTNGEGDIVGYGDTSTGVPYLVSPKDDDDPNEVKSDIDSDSDDEEIGFVNKVTAYEIHRRLGHAGKARIASTLQHAEQLGDDEQYGTEHFDCDACFQGKSKLKISRQPQARVQDVAWKFHVDTQPMKPTGPNGENYWLPVVDDTSRLIEGIMLKNKSDAYYKLTAFCEKIKLLTGRYPGIWRMDGGTEFKEFIKWGEKHGMTFEITPPYTAEPNGTVERFAIYIYNRLINPKTKISPLTHWRQELEIPNAEPSLKHLKPWGTTAYVHIPKPKRIQARKAAPRAWKGKLVGYEGDGGHVYKVWDPATRKLVVSRDVGFPQPGDDDNDDTGSMLVNGVPTDLKDLGEPKQYLNCALHRDYDNCTITMSQEAYIQKVLRTANAGSGWKDTPLPAAWRESPANASNVLDDDSFDQYQSVVGMLNWLAVKTRPDIRFAVTRLQHRLANPTFEDLHAMQHVVKYLRHMPDVGITLGRTPELRFYAHVDASHADWEDSKSTEGSIWYFAGSPVIWTTKKQTITANSTTVAEWCALDQPTRDAMWLGKIARSFMLPEQRPIEIHTDNINSQLLLTKKGGKSANRWLDLRWFFVKDAVAQGHVDIRRVDTKKNAADGFTKTLAKEQFETFVGLIGMI; this is encoded by the exons atggccgacaccgagacggacaacgagggggacaccaaccctcacccgcttgatgcatcgaccaacccattggaaccccagatcccgtcctttaccaatccgatccaattcacacaggatgacagtgatagtgaggatgaggacaacacaccgccccatcagggacatggtcttccagcgattgcaatgaccaaaatccagaaagttcggacactggaacacaatgacactgatccaagtggttggaaacaggcactggcttaccagctgatcccatatgcattggaatggttgttagacagcaacattcccagacctcacaagtcgcatgcttcattcggaagatggaagtactggtctcgcttggttgctagctggatgtacaaccagatcgacgtcaccctacagaacaaactacgcaacctgtccaagatgcctaaatatgccgatcaactgtatgacgaactcatgtcaatgacacaaggaagtgatcggatgcagacagcgtttatcgagatgcggaagttcgacaagatgaaacgatcggactacaactcggcaagcgagtacattgaggaataccagcgacagtaccacgtgctagctagattcaaagcagcaccacacccatcacacggcttatcacaagttcttcaaaacattgaactggaagtcatgaaagtacagttcattagggaggaagttgcaagtctggagcctaagaaactcaccctcgacaaggtggaggagtactggagagcacttcaagcagcagctgacatggaaggtgtcgctaatgctacttacaacaacaatgccggccgaggccgaggcaatggaagaggtggtcgtggaggaaaccgaggtggccgaggtggtcacaacaacaacggtcacaatgacgacaacacccaatccaacaaagataccaatgccgtcgaggatgatacagctactgctaaaaagaagaagaagaagggtcttcgcaagcagcctgccgatggcaaagacattcatgaatacgcaaatgagatgcgtaatggcacacaaaaggatgacaacaacatgtgctcattctgtggctttggaccacacactgcgaagagatgtgcctatctcagtgagaaccctccagtttcgtgggaaccgtccggcaacctctgggcctattcaaaggcaatccagagagcccaacgtcaagatggacaaaacaatatggttgttgcagctgccaattctgttgataggaggaacgattggttgcttgacactggatctgacaagacattgacgcatgacatcgaagactttcacacataccaactggatcatcctgacactgcctatgcgtacaaagactactctggcaatagagttgtcacgctaggtcatggtcaaatcattgtgagaactgctctgccagggagaaatggtaagacgcactcgtttatgacaactggttactatactcaaggaggacacggcaagctattaggcatgcaaaagcttcttgaagagcaagacatctcttatgacacacgtactaagtatctcacaaatggtgagggtgacattgtggggtatggagatacatcaactggtgtcccgtaccttgtcagtccaaaagacgacgatgaccccaatgaggtcaaatctgacatagattccgattctgatgatgaagaaattggattcgtgaacaaagtgactgcgtacgagatccaccgacgtctcggacatgctggaaaagcacgaattgcctccacattacaacatgctgaacagctaggtgatgatgaacaatacggcacggagcatttcgactgtgatgcctgtttccaaggtaaatcaaagctcaaaatttctcgtcaaccacaggcaagggtacaggatgtggcatggaaattccacgtagatacacaaccaatgaagcctaccggaccaaatggagagaactactggttgccagtcgtcgacgatacatctcgactgatcgagggaatcatgttgaagaacaaaagtgatgcctactataagcttactgcgttctgtgagaagatcaaattgctcactggcagatacccaggcatctggcgaatggatggtggcacagagttcaaagagttcatcaaatggggtgagaagcatggtatgactttcgagatcacaccaccatacactgctgaaccaaatggcactgtggagcgcttcg ccatctacatctacaacagactgatcaatccgaaaaccaagatctcgccgctaacacattggcgtcaagagctcgagattccaaacgcagagccttctttgaagcaccttaaaccatggggaacaactgcatacgttcatattccgaagcctaagaggattcaggctaggaaagcagcacccagagcatggaaaggaaagctcgttggttatgagggggacggtggtcatgtttacaaagtatgggatccagctactaggaaactagtggtatctcgtgatgttggctttccacaacccggagatgacgataacgatgatacgggatcaatgctagtcaacggagtacctactgatttgaaggacctcggagaaccaaagcagtatctgaactgtgcactacacagagactatgacaattgcacgatcactatgtctcaggaagcctatattcagaaggttctacgtactgcaaatgcaggttctggatggaaggatacaccattgccagccgcatggagagagtcacctgccaatgcatccaatgtgctagatgacgattcatttgatcaatatcaatcagttgtcggcatgttaaactggctagcagtcaagactaggccagacattcgcttcgcagttactcgcttgcaacatcgtttggcgaaccctacatttgaagaccttcacgccatgcaacacgtcgtcaagtacctgagacatatgcctgacgttggcattacacttggtcgtacgccagaacttcgattctatgcgcatgtggacgcatctcatgcggactgggaggatagcaagtcaaccgaaggaagtatatggtacttcgccggctctccagtcatatggactacaaagaagcaaaccatcactgccaattcgaccactgtcgcagaatggtgtgcactagatcaacctactcgggatgcaatgtggctaggcaagattgctcgctcgtttatgctgccagagcagcgtcccattgagattcatacagacaatatcaattcgcaattgctgctcactaagaaaggtggcaaatccgcgaatagatggctcgatctacgatggttctttgttaaggatgctgtcgcacagggacatgtggacattagacgagtggacacgaagaagaacgcagctgacggttttacaaaaacattggcaaaggagcaatttgagacttttgttggtttgatcggcatgatttaa
- a CDS encoding Aminotransferase, class V/Cysteine desulfurase yields the protein MSLLIVSRSSINCLNETIKANIKHTSGVSKAIGADLFKSNIVVAERVCQSAHAEHPYAEDHWSSIRIGKDQLLFDTIDPCQRCQMLCVDQVTGAQRNEILAALPKIRKVNGRIQFGRYATMSTEDGENVERNVPGSGTIMVGDVVLPSNQKN from the coding sequence ATGTCTCTTTTGATCGTATCTAGGTCGTCAATCAACTGCCTCAACGAAACAATCAAAGCAAACATCAAGCATACCTCCGGCGTGAGCAAGGCCATCGGTGCAGATTTGTTCAAGAGCAACATCGTTGTTGCTGAGCGGGTCTGTCAGTCAGCTCATGCCGAACACCCCTATGCCGAAGACCACTGGTCATCCATTCGAATTGGGAAAGACCAGCTCCTGTTTGATACCATTGACCCTTGCCAGCGCTGTCAGATGCTATGCGTTGACCAGGTTACCGGCGCACAACGCAATGAAATCTTGGCTGCGCTGCCCAAGATACGAAAGGTCAATGGGAGAATCCAGTTTGGTAGATATGCGACAATGTCGACAGAGGATGGTGAGAACGTTGAGAGAAATGTTCCAGGAAGCGGGACTATTATGGTGGGAGATGTTGTGTTGCCATCAAATCAGAAGAACTAG
- a CDS encoding Zinc finger BED domain-containing protein RICESLEEPER, protein MCSIGASDSSSVTRSRSSPFTGPSRIVTMEARPRSPSAKLTRFAPARRNWVLYETARENEFLSWWLDTDYGRQLTKGGKSKVKWSGRPKVICRSCLATLDHPHHKSHGTSAMGKHLKSNSCRRGKEKAPSSAVTPGPIQARAEFSPKRSRFTKAQLEEQLLRTIMSASLSFGLTEEPTFRELLDLVYAGPQVQEIPSSKQLLQHIHDTATTYQESQLQDLPGDSKVSIALVDEKLVQSLQEKLTSSGGISSCQCFAGVPGTVQAIQLCLGHFIENITNAPKGETVEDERAISRGFYSIETTYEAGIARILEKIRSFANFVNKSPQRRDEFLCLQPAGMELLPLDDANNRWNSALLMLKRAGRLQRYIDQCCRKSGDLKLRVWNTEWRKVEYLVQLTTPFVHFTMALLASKDATVQKAYFLFKTLMVHIDKSIQVLGGKSAPWKQKLRRALLNMKMELGELYEKTFQRFGIMYGTGTLIAPQYKVSALDGATSSCLGHPERYIEYLKIFHLQYRPQMPTSLSCVNGMSRSPHLLEHDRILHPLTGLVASSTNQKDEVGQYLREGAVNISPRAYWKDHQHEWPVLARLARDLLSIPTTGAGSERLFAMAGKIHHVHGGHLDESTMRDLVMYTYSEESKSDKQLINMVDRNTVGDEEWEEFGVRAERPEPISDDERSSTEAGYDGHPKNDKNSQAATEVLESPSADDLGRDMTDESEEDSFLPSPVTQILNRIWRRFSGRMTMV, encoded by the exons ATGTGTTCAATTGGCGCCTCAGATTCGTCGTCGGTCACAAGATCGCGGTCTTCG CCATTCACTGGCCCCTCAAGGATCGTAACTATGGAAGCCCGGCCCAGAAGTCCCTCGGCAAAACTCACGCGGTTTGCACCCGCCCGCCGAAATTGGGTGCTTTACGAGACCGCCCGGGAGAATGAATTTTTATCGTGGTGGCTGGACACCGACTATGGACGACAGCTGACCAAAGGAGGAAAATCCAAAGTAAAGTG GTCCGGTAGACCGAAAGTTATTTGTCGTTCTTGCCTCGCGACGCTTGATCACCCACATCACAAATCTCATGGGACAAGCGCGATGGGCAAGCACTTGAAATCCAACTCATGTCGCAGAGGCAAGGAGAAGGCCCCTAGTTCTGCTGTCACCCCAGGCCCAATCCAGGCCCGAGCAGAGTTTTCACCAAAGAGGAGCAGATTCACAAAAGCACAGCTCGAAGAACAGCTTCTGCGGACAATTATGTCCGCAAGCCTTTCTTTTGGGCTTACGGAAGAACCCACATTCCGAGAATTGTTGGACCTAGTCTATGCCGGACCTCAAGTTCAGGAAATTCCATCGTCAAAGCAACTCCTCCAGCATATTCACGACACGGCAACCACCTACCAAGAGTCACAGCTGCAGGATCTGCCCGGAGATTCCAAAGTATCGATTGCTTT GGTCGATGAGAAACTGGTGCAGTCATTACAAGAGAAGCTCACTTCTTCTGGTGGTATCAGCTCTTGTCAATGCTTTGCTGGGGTTCCTGGAACAGTGCAGGCCATTCAGCTCTGTCTTGGACATTTTATCGAAAACATCACCAATGCCCCAAAAGGGGAAACGGTTGAGGATGAGCGCGCAATATCGCGTGGTTTTTACTCAATCGAAACAACATATGAGGCAGGAATAGCGAGGATTTTGGAAAAG ATTCGATCGTTTGCAAACTTTGTCAACAAGAGCCCCCAAAGGCGCGATGAATTTCTGTGTCTCCAGCCCGCGGGGATGGAACTCCTGCCGTTAGACGATGCGAACAACCGCTGGAATTCGGCGTTGTTGATGTTGAAGCGAGCGGGGAGACTACAAAGATATATCGATCAATGCTGTCGCAAGAGCGGCGATCTAAAATTGAGAGTATGGAATACAGAGTGGCGCAAGGTTGAATATCTTGTCCAGCTGACAACGCCATTCGTTCATTTTACTATGGCCCTCCTGGCCTCAAAAGATGCTACAGTCCAAAAAGCCTATTTTTTGTTCAAGACACTTATGGTGCACATCGACAAGTCAATCCAAGTACTAGGCGGAAAATCAGCTCCGTGGAAACAGAAACTACGTCGGGCGTTGCTTAACATGAAGATGGAACTAGGAGAGCTCTACGAAAAGACATTCCAACGCTTCGGGATTATGTATGGAACTGGGACTTTGATTGCGCCCCAATACAAGGTTTCCGCTCTCGATGGTGCCACGTCATCATGCCTGGGCCACCCCGAGCGCTACATTGAATATCTAAAGATCTTTCATTTACAGTACCGACCGCAAATGCCTACGAGCTTGTCTTGCGTAAATGGAATGTCTCGTTCTCCGCATTTGTTGGAACACGACCGGATTCTGCACCCATTGACTGGTCTGGTGGCCAGTTCAACGAATCAGAAAGATGAAGTTGGTCAATATCTTCGAGAAG GGGCTGTGAATATTTCGCCACGCGCTTACTGGAAAGATCATCAACACGAATGGCCTGTTCTCGCTCGACTGGCTCGCGATCTACTCTCCATTCCGACTACGGGTGCTGGCTCGGAACGACTATTTGCCATGGCAGGGAAGATCCATCATGTCCATGGAGGACATTTGGATGAGTCGACCATGCGTGACCTCGTGATGTACACGTACTCGGAGGAGTCGAAATCAGACAAGCAATTGATCAATATGGTGGATCGTAACACGGTAGGCGATGAAGAATGGGAGGAGTTTGGAGTAAGGGCAGAAAGGCCTGAACCGATAAGCGATGATGAACGGAGTTCGACCGAGGCTGGTTATGATGGACACCCCAAAAACGACAAAAACAGCCAGGCAGCCACAGAGGTCCTTGAAAGTCCATCTGCGGATGACTTGGGACGGGATATGACGGACGAGAGCGAGGAGGACTCATTCCTACCATCACCTGTCACGCAGATCCTCAATAGGATTTGGAGACGGTTTTCGGGTAGAATGACAATGGTCTAG
- a CDS encoding Ankyrin repeat-containing domain, translating to MPLGEIKTTSMGAACSLTSDLTQILQKKPALASFAVDLLDLYLCLWECYMIKSAGKIRLEEERRFLQDSNQWLVGENEKLQECCNNQELLLWDRRQAFDSIHQGIIGTLQNSDRRYCHINEVQ from the exons ATGCCACTGGGCGAGATAAAG ACAACCTCGATGGGTGCGGCCTGTTCCCTAACCAGTGATTTAACCCAAATCCTGCAAAAGAAACCCGCTTTAGCATCCTTCGCTGTTGACCTCCTGGACCTCTATTTGTGCCTGTGGGAGTGTTACATGATCAAGTCCGCCGGCAAAATACGCTTGGAAGAGGAACGTCGTTTCCTACAAGACTCCAACCAATGGCTGGTGGGAGAGAATGAGAAGCTCCAAGAATGCTGTAATAACCAGGAGCTGCTGCTGTGGGATCGTCGTCAGGCCTTCGACTCTATACATCAGGGTATTATCGGAACATTGCAGAATAGTGATAGACGCTATTGTCATATTAATGAGGTGCAGTGA
- a CDS encoding Cyclin-like F-box → MGQLDQLDFDFDLDLGSIWRESPNIPTLPPCLAANCSTLSSIQPISIPQYVKNKAERPRVIDCISYPNHESERAFSWTGPDPLSPDTYADDILLYVSAFFLFERVHWIEIRLSKLSPGTEEVVEEYPFFHGLNLC, encoded by the exons ATGGGGCAACTTGATCAACTTG ACTTCGATTTTGATCTAGACCTTGGGTCAATCTGGAGAGAATCGCCGAATATACCGACACTACCACCTTGTCTCGCAGCCAATTGCAGCACTCTCAGTTCAATCCAACCTATTAGCATACCACAGTATGTAAAGAATAAGGCCGAGAGGCCTCGCGTTATCGACTGCATTTCATACCCTAACCATGAGAGCGAGCGCGCCTTTAGCTGGACTGGGCCAGATCCGTTATCCCCAGACACCTACGCCGATGATATTTTACTCTACGTGTCGgcattctttctttttgaacGCGTGCACTGGATAGAAATCCGGCTCAGCAAGCTCAGCCCGGGAACCGAAGAGGTTGTGGAAGAGTATCCATTCTTCCACGGGTTGAATCTATGTTAG
- a CDS encoding Zinc finger, BED-type predicted codes for MSHNDFVDWWLETDYGRKSKLKWDSNRHTEIWNSYHQVAQGIDGAPKVMCKRCGKILEHPYTLSPNSTGKAQYHGTSTIQKHRKTAGCLRSEKGKKAEITNFLQREGEVSASIPFLQEDWEEDLLQFLTLNRLPFHLIEHPSFKRIINKARSAPSPPVIPSADTIRRRLGSLVKDRQQRILPTALQQALSDDTIITRIPCLAHVIQLSLNQLLARIKAVPLNESAETRWTEKQSRLAQENAKQSQISSTLNKM; via the exons atgtcacataacgattttgtggactggtggttagagactgactacgggaggaaaagcaagcttaaatgggattcgaaccgccatacagagatctggaatagctaccatcaggtagctcagggtattgatggcgcaccaaaggttatgtgcaagcgctgtgggaagatcctagagcatccttatacactaagcccgaacagcacaggcaaagcgcagtatcatggcacatcaaccatccagaaacatcggaaaacggctggttgtttacggtcggaaaaggggaagaaagcggagattacaaacttcctacaacgagag ggagaagtttcagcaagcatacccttcttacaagaagattgggaggaggatctcctccaatttcttactctcaaccggctcccattccatctgatcgagcatccatcattcaaacgcatcatcaataaagctcgttccgccccatcccctccagtgatcccatctgccgataccatccgtcgccgattgggcagtctagtcaaagaccggcagcagcgtatccttc ctactgctctccaacaggctttgtcagatgatactattatcacccgaataccatgtcttgcccacgttatccagctcagcctcaatcagcttcttgctcggatcaaggcagttccattaaatgaatcagccgagacaaggtggacagagaagcagtcaaggctagcccaagaaaatgcgaagcaaagtcagatctcctccacactgaacaaa atgtaa
- a CDS encoding HAT dimerization: protein MLDGRDIQPRAITDEISQYLDSDTVSDELEAAKEEREEKLSEIEVDPISDTEEQEDELEDKPGDAIEVVIEDRPEDIPEERPLPTSEYGRPCSPSLPPTCTQTRASGRKRKSREDDLFEYH from the exons atgcttgatggaagggatatacaaccacgagccattactgatgaaatcagtcaatatcttgacagcg atactgtttct gatgagcttgaggcggcaaaagaggagagggaagagaagctcagtgagattgaggttgatccaattagtgatacagaggagcaggaggatgaactggaagataaaccaggggatgcaattgaggttgtaattgaggatagaccagaggatataccggaggagaggcccttacctacaagtgaatatggtcgtccttgctcgccatcattaccaccaacctgtacacagacacgagcatcagggagaaaacgtaaaagcagggaagatgatttatttgaataccattag